In Vibrio bathopelagicus, one DNA window encodes the following:
- the uxaC gene encoding glucuronate isomerase, whose protein sequence is MKNFLCEDFLLSNETARRLYHEHASHQPIYDYHCHLNPAEVAQDRQFENMSKIWLEGDHYKWRGMRSAGIDERLITGGASDYHKFMAWAKTVPQTLGNPLYHWTHLELRRPFGVTGTLFGPETADQIWHECNELLATPEFSARGIMQQMNVVMAGTTDDPIDSLEHHKAIAEDNTFDVKVLPSWRPDKAFKIELDGFADYMQKLSMVSNVEITRFHHLLSALDNRLEHFNDHGCRAADHGIEIVRYAPIPAESDLDALLNRRLNGETLTDLECAQFSTAVQVWLGKRYAAMGWVMQLHIGAQRNNNTRMFQLLGADAGVDSIGDKTFAFELAHLLDEMDKSNELPRTILYCLNPRDNEMMATMIGNFQGGGIAGKVQFGSGWWFNDQKDGMQRQMEQLSQLGLLSQFVGMLTDSRSFLSYTRHEYFRRILCDMLGRWAENGEVPNDMSLLGPMVEDICFGNAKRYFEERA, encoded by the coding sequence ATGAAAAATTTCTTATGTGAAGACTTTTTACTGTCCAATGAAACAGCGCGCCGCTTGTACCACGAACACGCAAGCCACCAGCCGATTTATGATTATCATTGCCACCTAAATCCAGCAGAGGTCGCTCAAGATCGTCAATTCGAAAATATGTCGAAGATCTGGCTTGAAGGTGACCACTACAAATGGCGAGGCATGCGTTCAGCAGGCATCGACGAGCGCCTGATTACCGGAGGTGCAAGTGATTATCACAAGTTCATGGCGTGGGCTAAAACCGTCCCTCAAACCTTAGGTAATCCTCTTTACCACTGGACGCACTTAGAGCTACGCCGCCCATTTGGTGTTACTGGCACTCTATTTGGCCCAGAAACCGCTGACCAAATTTGGCATGAATGTAATGAACTATTAGCGACACCGGAATTTAGTGCTCGCGGAATAATGCAACAAATGAATGTTGTGATGGCCGGCACGACGGATGACCCTATTGATTCTCTTGAACACCATAAAGCGATCGCCGAAGACAACACATTCGATGTGAAAGTTCTACCAAGTTGGCGCCCTGATAAAGCGTTCAAAATTGAACTTGATGGCTTTGCTGATTATATGCAAAAACTCAGCATGGTATCTAATGTGGAAATCACTCGTTTCCACCATCTACTAAGTGCATTAGATAATCGCTTAGAACATTTCAACGACCATGGTTGCCGTGCAGCGGACCACGGTATTGAAATAGTTCGCTACGCGCCTATTCCTGCAGAATCCGATCTGGATGCATTGTTGAATCGACGCCTCAATGGCGAAACGCTCACTGATTTAGAATGTGCACAGTTCTCAACAGCCGTTCAAGTATGGTTAGGAAAACGCTACGCAGCAATGGGTTGGGTAATGCAACTTCACATTGGTGCTCAGCGCAATAACAACACGCGTATGTTCCAACTGTTAGGGGCAGATGCCGGGGTTGATTCAATTGGCGATAAGACGTTTGCCTTCGAATTGGCTCATCTGTTGGACGAGATGGATAAGAGTAATGAGTTACCTCGCACCATCCTCTACTGCTTGAACCCTCGCGATAACGAGATGATGGCCACCATGATTGGTAACTTCCAAGGTGGCGGTATCGCGGGCAAAGTCCAGTTTGGTTCTGGTTGGTGGTTCAACGATCAGAAAGACGGCATGCAACGTCAAATGGAGCAGTTATCTCAACTTGGTCTACTCAGCCAGTTTGTCGGAATGCTGACTGACTCTCGCAGCTTCTTATCGTACACACGCCACGAATACTTCCGTCGAATTTTGTGCGACATGCTTGGTCGCTGGGCTGAAAACGGTGAAGTGCCAAACGACATGTCGCTGCTTGGCCCTATGGTCGAAGACATCTGTTTTGGTAACGCAAAGCGCTACTTCGAAGAGAGGGCGTAA
- a CDS encoding fructuronate reductase, translating into MKTVANSTLPNTVLRPDYDRSALKSRIVHLGFGAFHRAHQALFTNEMLSKTNTDWGICEINLFGGEDLIESLRTQDHLYTVAEKGAESTDIKLIGSVTESLHPKLDGIETVLEEMAEPQVAIVSMTITEKGYCADPATGKLDRNNALVIADLANPTQPKSALGYIVQALKIRRERGLPPFTVMSCDNVQENGHVAKAAIIEFAQLLDPELRDWIETHVTFPCTMVDRIVPAATEETLTEIAELLGCEDPCGIACEPFRQWVIEDNFVAGRPDWNVAGAEFVEDVVPYEEMKLRMLNGSHSFLAYLGYLGGYAHISDTMTDAGYRKAAFDMMMKSQAPSLTMPEGTDLEGYATLLINRFTNPSLKHKTWQIAMDGSQKIPQRMGGSLRFHLDQGSDFSWLATAIAGWMRYVSGVDEQGNEIDVRDPMADTLRQICDEHGFNVSVVPALLAVEAIFPAELGQNPLVTDAVSSAYQSLIEHGAVATVAAL; encoded by the coding sequence ATGAAGACTGTTGCTAACTCGACGCTGCCAAACACTGTATTACGACCTGACTACGACCGTTCAGCACTCAAAAGCCGTATTGTGCACCTTGGTTTCGGAGCCTTCCATCGCGCGCACCAAGCTCTATTCACCAATGAGATGCTCAGCAAGACCAACACTGATTGGGGTATTTGCGAAATTAACCTATTCGGCGGAGAAGATTTGATTGAATCACTTCGTACGCAAGACCACCTTTACACCGTTGCTGAAAAAGGTGCGGAATCTACCGATATAAAATTAATCGGTTCAGTGACTGAATCACTGCATCCAAAGCTAGACGGCATCGAAACTGTTTTAGAAGAAATGGCTGAGCCTCAAGTGGCGATCGTGTCTATGACGATCACAGAGAAAGGTTACTGCGCCGATCCTGCAACTGGCAAGCTTGATAGAAATAATGCCCTAGTCATCGCTGATTTAGCGAACCCAACCCAGCCAAAATCGGCACTTGGTTACATTGTCCAAGCCCTAAAAATTCGACGTGAACGTGGCTTACCACCATTCACGGTCATGTCTTGCGATAACGTGCAAGAGAACGGTCATGTAGCAAAAGCAGCGATCATTGAATTCGCTCAACTGCTCGACCCAGAATTGCGTGATTGGATTGAAACCCATGTCACCTTCCCTTGCACCATGGTTGACCGCATCGTACCCGCAGCAACAGAAGAAACACTGACAGAAATTGCAGAGCTACTTGGTTGTGAAGACCCGTGTGGCATCGCCTGTGAACCCTTCCGTCAATGGGTGATTGAAGATAACTTTGTGGCAGGTCGTCCAGACTGGAATGTTGCCGGTGCAGAGTTCGTAGAAGATGTGGTGCCTTACGAAGAAATGAAACTGCGCATGCTCAATGGCAGTCACTCTTTCCTTGCTTATCTTGGATACCTTGGTGGCTACGCCCATATTTCCGACACCATGACAGACGCTGGTTACCGCAAAGCCGCTTTTGACATGATGATGAAATCCCAAGCACCTTCGTTAACGATGCCTGAAGGGACTGATTTGGAAGGTTACGCAACCTTGCTGATCAACCGCTTCACAAACCCAAGCTTGAAACATAAGACATGGCAGATTGCGATGGATGGCAGCCAGAAGATCCCTCAACGTATGGGTGGCAGCTTACGATTCCATTTAGACCAAGGCTCAGATTTCTCGTGGCTTGCAACCGCCATCGCTGGATGGATGCGTTATGTATCTGGCGTTGATGAGCAAGGCAACGAAATTGATGTTCGCGATCCAATGGCAGATACACTGCGCCAGATCTGCGACGAGCATGGGTTCAATGTTTCTGTCGTTCCTGCGTTACTTGCTGTTGAAGCGATTTTCCCTGCCGAGCTAGGCCAAAACCCACTGGTCACTGATGCGGTGAGCTCAGCGTACCAATCATTAATTGAACATGGTGCCGTGGCTACCGTCGCTGCGTTATAA
- a CDS encoding TRAP transporter large permease, which yields MEWQVILTLFGSFAVLLTIGVPVSFAIGLSSLATILMSLPLEPAIAVVAQRMAAGLDNFALLAIPFFILAGNIMNQGGIALRLINFAKVLGGRLPGSLAHVNVMANMMFGSISGSAVASAAAVGGTMSPLQKKDGYDENFSAAVNITSCPTGLLIPPSNTLIVFSLVSGGTSIAALFLAGYIPGLIMGLSIMIVAGIIAKRRGYPIAARPSLSMVWDTFLKAAPSLALIGIIMGGIIGGIFTATEASAIAVVYTFVLAVLIYGEVKWRDIPKIILESAVTTSIVLLLVGASMGMSWAMANADVPYMIADALLAVSDNPLMILLIINVILLIVGIFMDMTPAVLIFTPIFLPIALDLGIDPVHFGIMMTFNLAIGICTPPVGSALFIGCSVANIAIDKVIKPLLPFYAALIAALMAVTFIPELSLFLPELVLGYGS from the coding sequence ATGGAATGGCAAGTAATACTGACCTTATTCGGTAGTTTCGCTGTACTGCTTACAATCGGCGTACCGGTCTCTTTTGCTATCGGTTTATCATCATTAGCAACAATTTTAATGAGCTTACCGCTTGAGCCTGCAATAGCCGTTGTCGCTCAACGTATGGCTGCAGGCCTTGATAACTTTGCTCTATTAGCAATCCCGTTCTTCATTTTGGCGGGTAACATCATGAACCAAGGCGGCATCGCGCTGCGTTTGATCAACTTCGCGAAAGTGTTGGGTGGTCGTCTACCGGGTTCATTGGCACACGTAAACGTGATGGCAAATATGATGTTTGGTTCTATCTCAGGCTCAGCGGTAGCATCAGCAGCTGCGGTTGGCGGCACCATGTCTCCTCTGCAAAAGAAAGACGGCTATGACGAAAACTTCTCTGCTGCGGTAAACATTACTTCGTGCCCTACCGGCCTATTGATTCCGCCAAGTAATACCTTGATCGTTTTCTCTTTGGTTTCAGGTGGTACTTCAATCGCGGCATTGTTCTTAGCGGGTTACATCCCAGGTCTCATCATGGGGCTAAGTATCATGATTGTGGCGGGTATCATTGCGAAACGTCGCGGCTACCCAATAGCAGCGCGTCCTTCATTATCAATGGTTTGGGATACCTTCTTAAAAGCAGCGCCTTCTTTGGCTCTGATCGGCATCATCATGGGTGGCATCATTGGCGGTATCTTTACTGCGACTGAGGCTTCCGCAATTGCTGTGGTATACACCTTTGTTCTCGCGGTACTGATCTACGGTGAAGTGAAATGGCGTGATATTCCAAAGATCATCCTTGAGTCTGCAGTAACAACATCTATCGTTCTATTGCTTGTTGGCGCATCTATGGGTATGTCTTGGGCAATGGCAAACGCCGATGTGCCTTACATGATCGCTGATGCATTACTGGCGGTTTCTGATAACCCACTGATGATTCTACTGATTATCAACGTGATTCTGCTGATTGTGGGTATCTTCATGGATATGACGCCAGCGGTACTGATCTTCACTCCAATCTTCTTACCAATCGCATTGGATCTAGGCATCGACCCTGTTCACTTCGGCATCATGATGACCTTCAACCTTGCTATCGGTATCTGTACACCGCCGGTAGGTAGCGCTCTATTCATCGGTTGTTCGGTTGCCAACATCGCCATCGACAAAGTCATCAAGCCTTTGTTGCCATTCTATGCAGCACTGATTGCAGCCCTAATGGCCGTTACTTTTATCCCTGAGCTGAGCTTGTTCCTACCTGAATTGGTACTGGGTTACGGTTCGTAA
- a CDS encoding TRAP transporter small permease, which yields MNKLVSYINKGLAAFTVSLSSFLVLCVIWQVLSRYVLGKPSTVTDELARYLFMWVALIGAAYTTGLKRHLAIDLLTMKLTGKRKLINEIVIQIAIATFSYIVLVHGGSQLAAKTLAMGQLTPALGLEMGYIYFCLPISGALMIFYSVVFTYERVQKLISGDDLVTESQLD from the coding sequence ATGAATAAATTGGTCAGTTATATAAATAAAGGGTTGGCCGCCTTTACCGTGTCTCTTTCGTCCTTCTTAGTGCTGTGCGTGATATGGCAGGTTTTGTCTCGATACGTCTTAGGTAAGCCAAGTACCGTTACCGACGAACTGGCTCGTTATCTCTTTATGTGGGTAGCCCTTATCGGTGCTGCTTATACAACCGGCCTAAAACGCCACCTAGCCATAGACCTTCTGACGATGAAATTGACGGGTAAACGTAAACTCATCAACGAAATCGTTATTCAAATCGCCATTGCAACCTTCTCTTATATTGTTCTGGTTCACGGTGGAAGTCAGTTAGCAGCTAAAACACTCGCTATGGGACAACTGACACCCGCACTAGGTTTAGAAATGGGTTACATCTACTTCTGCTTGCCGATTAGTGGTGCGCTGATGATTTTTTACTCCGTCGTATTTACCTACGAACGCGTTCAAAAACTAATATCTGGCGACGACCTAGTCACCGAATCTCAACTTGATTGA
- a CDS encoding TRAP transporter substrate-binding protein yields MMTRKTLISAVVGAAFTFGATASAYAATTLKLSHNHPRDHAVHEAMTFMAKEVRELTDGEVRIRIYPDAQLGTQRESMELMQNGALDMVKSNAAELEAFSPAYSSFNMPYLFRDQAHYYSVTDGEVGRDILNSSRDSGFIGVTYYDAGARSFYTNKPINTPEDLKGLKVRVQPSPSAIAMVKALGGNPTPLAYGELYTALQQGVVDAAENNIPSFSLSRHSEVSKYFSLDEHTMVPDVLVISTRAYDKLTKEQQDALMKAASDSSELMKTLWAESEAKERAKAEKMGVTFVEPDKAAFALAVQPMYDDLEKTNPELSALIDRIQAVE; encoded by the coding sequence ATGATGACGCGTAAAACTCTGATTAGTGCTGTTGTCGGTGCTGCTTTCACTTTTGGTGCAACAGCCTCTGCTTATGCAGCGACAACATTGAAACTGAGTCATAACCACCCTCGTGACCATGCGGTGCATGAAGCGATGACGTTTATGGCGAAAGAAGTACGTGAATTGACTGATGGCGAAGTGCGTATTCGTATTTACCCTGATGCTCAATTGGGTACACAACGCGAATCTATGGAGCTAATGCAGAACGGCGCTTTAGATATGGTGAAAAGTAATGCCGCTGAATTAGAAGCTTTTTCTCCTGCTTATTCATCATTCAACATGCCTTACTTATTCCGCGATCAGGCGCACTACTACAGTGTGACTGATGGTGAAGTAGGCCGTGACATTCTGAACTCTTCTCGTGATAGCGGCTTTATTGGTGTGACGTATTACGACGCTGGTGCGCGCAGTTTCTACACCAATAAGCCAATTAATACGCCAGAAGATCTAAAAGGTTTGAAAGTTCGAGTTCAGCCAAGCCCATCAGCAATTGCAATGGTGAAAGCGCTAGGGGGCAACCCAACGCCATTGGCTTATGGAGAGTTGTACACAGCGTTGCAACAAGGTGTGGTGGATGCAGCGGAAAATAACATCCCTTCTTTCAGTTTGAGCCGTCACAGCGAAGTGTCTAAATACTTCAGCCTAGATGAGCACACAATGGTTCCTGATGTGTTGGTTATCTCAACCAGAGCCTACGATAAACTGACTAAAGAACAACAAGATGCATTAATGAAAGCGGCGAGTGATTCATCTGAGTTGATGAAAACACTATGGGCTGAATCGGAAGCAAAAGAGCGTGCTAAAGCTGAGAAAATGGGCGTAACGTTCGTTGAGCCAGACAAAGCTGCGTTCGCACTAGCGGTTCAACCAATGTATGACGATCTAGAGAAAACAAATCCCGAGTTGAGTGCTCTTATTGATCGTATCCAGGCTGTTGAATAA